A DNA window from Leptospira weilii contains the following coding sequences:
- a CDS encoding LIC13344 family protein produces the protein MHHNITGAASNIQTSSSDMLSDFEETLISNVADSVKEKFPTFDWRRDDHSEMSDKQIVALYLVKNDIAQICGNDKEAIQEFMSILEYIFDEEFSE, from the coding sequence ATGCACCACAACATAACCGGAGCCGCTTCTAACATACAAACTTCTTCTTCGGATATGCTCTCAGATTTTGAAGAAACGCTGATCTCAAACGTGGCGGACTCAGTAAAGGAGAAATTTCCGACGTTCGATTGGAGACGAGACGATCATAGCGAGATGAGCGATAAGCAAATCGTCGCTCTCTATCTGGTAAAAAACGACATCGCCCAAATCTGCGGAAATGATAAGGAAGCGATCCAGGAGTTTATGAGTATTCTCGAATATATTTTTGATGAGGAGTTCTCAGAATGA
- a CDS encoding IclR family transcriptional regulator produces MNPLKSKPKTKNIDLTILKVFLTYPSIFRHYADVALLTSNQGKIRTIHRSLERLYQAELLKKYRFSSYLNAELINSLYGKKTALRENLSSSTEYSTDRTVGIELQLIKHFISDTSGLWTITELALLLARSSATIQHNLNALVEHGLVMRNAVDNLKNKTNPVQYKLAPDFAMNLSSDKPKILKTIQETITQ; encoded by the coding sequence ATGAACCCACTAAAATCTAAACCGAAAACAAAAAACATAGATTTAACGATTTTGAAGGTATTTCTCACGTATCCGTCAATTTTTAGACATTATGCCGATGTCGCGCTCCTCACATCGAACCAGGGAAAAATCCGGACGATACATCGCTCCTTGGAAAGGCTGTATCAGGCGGAACTTCTCAAAAAATATAGATTCAGTTCTTATCTAAACGCCGAACTAATCAATTCTCTCTACGGTAAAAAAACAGCTCTGCGGGAAAATCTTTCATCATCCACAGAATATTCAACAGACCGCACCGTTGGAATAGAACTGCAACTGATCAAACACTTCATTTCGGATACATCCGGTCTTTGGACAATAACCGAACTTGCTCTTTTGCTGGCTCGATCCAGTGCAACGATTCAACACAACCTCAACGCGTTAGTCGAACACGGCTTAGTGATGCGTAACGCGGTGGACAATTTGAAAAACAAAACAAACCCGGTGCAGTATAAACTCGCCCCCGATTTCGCAATGAACTTATCTTCCGATAAACCAAAAATTTTGAAAACTATTCAGGAGACAATCACACAATGA
- a CDS encoding DDE-type integrase/transposase/recombinase gives MWRNASSRSDKKRIVLTFAEQFGVSKETIYDRFREIENGVSRTIVAGYSGVAQIRKSQDQLEEEKAHMVTIAMIKRGGKVGKQGYGVSTELAITAAENEGLIPRGKYTRSTADRLLNQLGISTKLIDTPSVATELISPYPNHCWIVDATMKNHYFLNIKKNRIDYRDDIKYDSSHAMDILEKHDLKRIWDYFIVDNYSKSYLMMTFAPDPKTIGAKHGGENTEDWITFLTYAMQAKSNLQIPIQGIPKLIFCDEGSGLNSNHMKSFLGRLGIEVRTHLPGHASAKGAVEARVGAYKRTFGVTINRNRIYSLDELRNYDNRYLIFDNNKSGAFQRWVDGTKDHPITKATRKNIQDALVTEDEKVITRYGTIQIDKQQFFVSSELPRGTKVVVFTNSEGKKCAQTDDGKIFQVKPYGKIQRNIETFEISDGRGHEVRVSELQQLRKHIQETSQKFKETIKQESYLRDTNITFFPAQGEDAETHVAMAPSKILKVDEAITYVFNETGFTADEIGEEDLVAMREVFRKFIDQYGHVPADTLYKIVNIYLGTGTNG, from the coding sequence ATGTGGAGAAACGCATCTTCACGTTCGGATAAGAAAAGAATCGTTCTTACGTTTGCGGAACAATTCGGAGTTTCCAAGGAAACGATCTATGATCGTTTCCGAGAAATCGAGAACGGTGTTTCGAGAACGATAGTGGCCGGTTATTCAGGAGTTGCACAGATTCGAAAATCTCAGGATCAACTCGAAGAAGAAAAAGCCCACATGGTGACGATTGCGATGATCAAGCGCGGGGGAAAAGTTGGAAAACAAGGTTACGGAGTTTCCACAGAACTGGCAATTACCGCCGCCGAAAACGAAGGACTAATTCCGCGCGGGAAATACACAAGATCAACTGCTGATCGTTTACTCAATCAACTTGGAATTTCAACGAAGCTGATTGATACACCATCAGTAGCGACAGAACTCATTAGTCCGTATCCGAATCACTGTTGGATAGTAGATGCAACGATGAAGAATCATTATTTTTTGAATATTAAAAAGAACAGAATCGATTATAGAGACGATATCAAATACGATTCTTCGCATGCGATGGATATTTTAGAAAAACATGATTTAAAACGAATTTGGGATTACTTCATCGTAGATAACTATTCGAAATCTTACTTGATGATGACGTTCGCTCCAGATCCAAAAACGATCGGAGCGAAACACGGAGGAGAAAATACAGAAGATTGGATTACGTTTTTGACATATGCGATGCAGGCTAAAAGCAATTTGCAAATCCCTATCCAGGGAATTCCAAAACTTATTTTTTGTGACGAAGGTTCCGGTTTAAATTCGAATCACATGAAATCTTTTCTTGGTCGGCTTGGGATCGAGGTTAGAACTCACTTACCCGGCCACGCAAGCGCGAAAGGTGCGGTCGAGGCACGAGTCGGAGCGTATAAGCGAACCTTCGGAGTTACGATCAACAGAAATAGAATTTATTCCCTCGATGAATTAAGAAATTATGATAATCGCTATTTGATCTTTGACAACAATAAGAGCGGGGCATTTCAACGATGGGTGGATGGGACAAAAGACCATCCGATTACGAAAGCAACTCGTAAAAACATTCAAGACGCTCTTGTTACCGAAGACGAGAAAGTTATCACCAGATACGGAACGATCCAAATCGATAAACAACAATTTTTTGTAAGTTCAGAACTACCGCGCGGAACTAAGGTCGTTGTATTTACAAACAGCGAAGGGAAGAAATGCGCTCAAACCGATGACGGTAAAATCTTCCAAGTAAAACCGTATGGAAAGATTCAACGCAACATAGAGACATTCGAAATTTCCGATGGACGAGGACATGAAGTCCGCGTTTCAGAACTTCAACAATTACGAAAACATATTCAAGAAACTTCCCAAAAGTTTAAAGAAACGATCAAACAAGAATCCTATCTACGTGACACAAATATAACATTCTTCCCCGCACAAGGGGAGGATGCGGAGACACATGTTGCAATGGCTCCCTCGAAAATTTTAAAAGTGGATGAGGCGATTACGTACGTATTCAACGAAACCGGATTTACCGCGGATGAAATCGGTGAGGAGGATCTGGTAGCAATGCGTGAAGTTTTCAGGAAGTTCATCGATCAATACGGA